A genome region from Pseudorca crassidens isolate mPseCra1 chromosome 20, mPseCra1.hap1, whole genome shotgun sequence includes the following:
- the LOC137214532 gene encoding chymotrypsinogen B-like, with protein MALLWVVLGFFLFGSSFGCGVPTIDPVLSGLSRIVNGEDAVPGSWPWQVSLQTSSGFHFCGGSLISADWVVTAAHCGVRKSHLVVAGVSDHGSEEEAVQVLRIAEVFEHPLWDLRTVQNDIALLKLATPVSLSRTVSAVCLPSANASFPAGSLCTTTGWGKTRYNAHKIPDKLQQATLPILSNADCKKYWGSKITDVMICAGASGISSCMGDSGGPLVCQKDGAWTLVGIVSWGSGRCGPFSPGVYTRVTKFIPWVLEVLEAN; from the exons ATGGCCCTTCTCTGGGTTGTCCTTGGCTTCTTCCTCTTTGGCAGCAGCTTCG GCTGCGGGGTCCCCACCATCGACCCTGTGCTGAGCGGCCTGTCCAGGATCGTCAACGGGGAGGACGCTGTCCCCGGCTCCTGGCCCTGGCAGGTGTCCCTGCAG ACTAGCTCCGGCTTCCACTTCTGCGGGGGCTCCCTCATCAGTGCGGACTGGGTGGTCACCGCCGCCCACTGCGGGGTCAG GAAGAGTCACCTCGTGGTGGCCGGGGTATCTGATCACGGCTCCGAGGAGGAGGCTGTTCAGGTGCTGAGAATCGCTGAG GTCTTTGAACACCCACTGTGGGACCTGCGCACGGTCCAAAACGACATCGCCCTGCTGAAGCTGGCCACGCCCGTGAGCCTCTCCAGGACCGTGTCCGCCGTGTGCCTGCCCAGCGCCAACGCCAGCTTCCCTGCGGGCTCCCTGTGCACCACCACGGGCTGGGGCAAGACCCGGTACAACG CCCACAAGATCCCCGACAAGCTGCAGCAGGCGACCCTGCCCATCCTGTCCAACGCCGACTGCAAGAAGTACTGGGGCAGCAAGATCACCGACGTGATGATCTGTGCGGGCGCCAGCGGCATCTCCTCCTGCATG GGTGACTCTGGTGGCCCCCTGGTCTGCCAGAAGGATGGAGCCTGGACCCTGGTGGGCATCGTGTCCTGGGGCAGCGGCCGGTGTGGCCCGTTCTCTCCAGGCGTGTACACCCGGGTCACCAAGTTTATTCCCTGGGTTCTCGAAGTTCTGGAGGCCAACTGA